The following proteins are encoded in a genomic region of Sulfurovum indicum:
- the metX gene encoding homoserine O-acetyltransferase MetX — protein sequence MKIETKTAHFSSPLYLESGRILEPYEIAYETYGELNEEKSNVILVCHALSGSHHAAGTYEGDRKPGWWDGLIGDGKAIDTTRYFVICTNVIGSCFGSTGPMSESYPSLEPYRLKFPVVTIKDMIRAQMHLLSDLGIYHVRAVIGGSMGGMQALQFAVDYPNFADDIISLAATYATRPWTIAFNKVAVEAIRRDPRFKHGNYAKDDFKEEGLDGLAVGRIAGHISYLSPDSMDEKFGRNYVSNDGLFELFGRYEVERYMEYNTNNFSTIFDPLSYLYIVKAINTFNLSRGYDSLYDAVSRIKARVHLVSFSSDYLFFPSEMEHIAKMLERNGQEYTYLEVESSYGHDAFLVELDKFDQHIKDVLK from the coding sequence ATGAAAATAGAAACCAAAACAGCACATTTCAGTTCACCACTTTACCTTGAGAGCGGACGTATCTTGGAGCCGTATGAGATCGCTTATGAGACCTACGGTGAACTTAATGAAGAGAAATCCAATGTCATACTTGTCTGTCATGCACTCAGTGGTTCACATCATGCGGCCGGTACGTATGAAGGGGACAGAAAACCGGGCTGGTGGGATGGACTTATCGGAGACGGTAAAGCAATAGATACGACCAGATATTTTGTGATCTGTACCAATGTGATTGGTTCATGTTTTGGGAGTACAGGTCCTATGAGTGAGAGTTACCCCTCACTGGAACCGTACCGGCTTAAATTCCCTGTTGTGACCATTAAAGATATGATCCGTGCACAGATGCATCTGCTCTCAGATCTTGGTATCTACCATGTACGTGCTGTCATCGGAGGTTCTATGGGTGGCATGCAGGCACTGCAGTTTGCTGTGGATTATCCCAACTTTGCAGATGACATCATTTCGCTGGCAGCAACGTATGCTACACGACCGTGGACAATAGCGTTCAATAAAGTGGCAGTTGAAGCCATACGTCGGGATCCAAGATTCAAGCATGGGAATTATGCTAAAGATGATTTTAAAGAAGAAGGGTTGGACGGATTGGCGGTCGGGCGTATTGCGGGGCATATTTCCTACCTTTCTCCCGATTCAATGGATGAGAAGTTTGGACGAAACTATGTGAGTAATGATGGGCTTTTTGAACTTTTCGGCCGTTATGAAGTAGAACGCTATATGGAGTATAATACCAATAACTTCTCTACGATCTTTGATCCGCTTTCCTATCTTTACATTGTGAAAGCGATCAATACCTTTAACTTGAGCCGCGGGTATGATTCTCTGTATGATGCAGTCTCCCGTATCAAGGCAAGAGTGCATCTGGTCAGCTTCTCTTCAGACTATCTTTTTTTCCCTTCAGAGATGGAACATATTGCCAAAATGCTGGAACGTAATGGGCAAGAGTATACTTACCTGGAAGTAGAGAGCAGTTATGGGCATGATGCATTTTTGGTAGAACTGGATAAATTTGATCAACACATCAAAGATGTGTTGAAGTGA
- the xseB gene encoding exodeoxyribonuclease VII small subunit, which translates to MKTETFEEKLAYSKQLLEKLMDPEITLEESVKLYEEGLKNIKEAEKLIEEAKMKISLIDQANQQNESEL; encoded by the coding sequence ATGAAAACTGAAACATTTGAAGAGAAATTGGCGTACTCCAAGCAGCTGCTTGAGAAACTGATGGACCCGGAGATCACACTTGAAGAGTCAGTAAAACTTTATGAAGAAGGTTTGAAAAATATCAAAGAGGCAGAAAAGCTGATTGAAGAGGCAAAGATGAAGATCTCCTTGATCGATCAGGCGAACCAGCAAAACGAAAGTGAATTGTAA
- a CDS encoding carbon-nitrogen hydrolase family protein, translating to MAKKLVVAALQLPTLGMNATRLEFYLKKATERGAQVMLLGEYVLNHFYKELASISKSMVKAQTKKHLELLKELSVKYNIVFVAPIILVKKDGYYKTIVKITPKNTRYYEQQILLPYEHWNEKAFFSNVIKPLKDPMVFKLKGFKIMVMAGFEMHFDPFWKKVMEKKIDLVLLPTASTFGSHNRWREIIKTKAFLHGCFILRANRLGEYSDENVKWKFYGDTMLVSPDGEVEMMLEDKESMLVEVIDKKEVIGHRKTWQFEKALNEHEV from the coding sequence ATGGCAAAGAAACTGGTAGTAGCGGCACTGCAGCTGCCTACACTGGGTATGAATGCTACACGTTTGGAATTCTATCTGAAAAAAGCGACAGAACGCGGTGCACAGGTTATGCTGCTTGGAGAGTATGTACTTAATCATTTTTATAAAGAACTTGCCTCTATTTCCAAAAGTATGGTTAAGGCACAAACAAAAAAACACCTGGAATTGCTCAAGGAGCTTTCAGTCAAATATAATATCGTCTTTGTGGCACCGATCATTCTTGTTAAAAAAGACGGTTACTATAAAACAATTGTCAAAATCACTCCGAAGAATACACGTTATTATGAACAGCAGATCCTGTTACCTTATGAACATTGGAATGAAAAGGCATTTTTCTCTAATGTCATTAAGCCACTCAAAGACCCTATGGTCTTCAAGCTCAAAGGTTTCAAGATCATGGTGATGGCAGGGTTTGAGATGCATTTCGACCCTTTCTGGAAAAAAGTAATGGAGAAGAAGATTGATCTGGTCCTGCTTCCTACGGCATCGACATTCGGTTCACATAACAGGTGGCGCGAGATCATCAAGACCAAAGCATTTTTGCACGGGTGTTTTATTTTGCGTGCCAACCGTTTGGGTGAGTACAGCGATGAAAATGTCAAGTGGAAATTCTATGGTGATACGATGCTGGTCTCTCCTGATGGTGAAGTTGAGATGATGCTGGAAGACAAAGAGTCGATGCTTGTAGAAGTGATCGATAAAAAAGAGGTGATCGGACACCGTAAAACATGGCAGTTTGAAAAAGCTCTTAATGAGCATGAAGTATAA
- a CDS encoding HesA/MoeB/ThiF family protein: MIQEEYFNRQIQLWGEATQKSLQKKKIAIIGSGGLGSTLAMALGTSGIGEIHLVDFDTVSNHNIHRQIAFTLEDEGLNKAKTIAKLLERKNPFVKAVAFDMPFDDFKEMGNSYDLILDATDNLPVRSEIDRYAKATGRPWIYASVEEFNGQVCFFEEANFQVFNISDHKPGGIAAPIVMHIGSLQANFALRYLAGLPVVKDKLYYLYFNNEGELVTQKFGMPKA, from the coding sequence ATGATACAAGAAGAGTATTTCAACCGACAGATACAGTTATGGGGTGAGGCAACACAAAAGAGTCTGCAAAAGAAGAAGATCGCTATCATTGGTTCAGGTGGACTTGGTTCTACCCTGGCAATGGCACTGGGTACTTCAGGAATCGGTGAGATTCACTTGGTAGATTTTGATACAGTCTCCAATCATAATATCCATAGACAGATCGCTTTTACACTTGAAGATGAAGGCCTGAATAAAGCCAAGACCATTGCAAAGCTTCTGGAGCGTAAAAATCCTTTTGTCAAAGCTGTGGCTTTCGATATGCCTTTTGATGATTTTAAAGAGATGGGAAACAGTTATGATCTGATTCTGGATGCAACAGACAATCTTCCGGTACGCTCTGAGATAGACAGGTATGCAAAAGCAACCGGCAGACCATGGATCTATGCCAGTGTGGAAGAGTTCAACGGCCAGGTCTGCTTCTTTGAAGAAGCAAATTTTCAGGTATTCAATATCTCTGACCACAAGCCTGGAGGCATTGCTGCACCGATCGTCATGCATATTGGATCACTCCAGGCAAATTTTGCATTGCGTTATCTTGCAGGGCTTCCTGTTGTGAAAGATAAGCTCTATTACCTCTATTTTAATAACGAGGGTGAACTTGTTACACAGAAGTTTGGAATGCCAAAAGCATAA
- a CDS encoding RidA family protein → MRIVATNEAPEAIGPYSQAIVANGLVYTSGQIALMPDGTMETRGIEYQTKQVLKNLYYVLKEAGSGFDHVIKTTIYLADMDDFSKVNEIYEHYFGDHKPARSTVAVKTLPKNALVEIECIAFADKHVDFG, encoded by the coding sequence ATGAGAATTGTAGCAACAAATGAAGCACCGGAAGCGATCGGCCCTTATTCTCAGGCGATCGTAGCAAACGGACTGGTATATACATCGGGACAGATCGCCTTGATGCCGGACGGTACGATGGAAACACGGGGGATCGAGTATCAGACCAAGCAGGTATTGAAAAATCTCTATTATGTACTGAAAGAAGCGGGTTCAGGATTTGATCATGTTATTAAAACAACCATCTATTTGGCTGATATGGATGATTTTAGCAAAGTGAATGAGATATATGAACACTATTTTGGAGACCACAAGCCGGCAAGGAGTACAGTAGCAGTGAAGACCCTTCCTAAAAATGCTTTGGTTGAGATAGAGTGTATTGCATTTGCAGATAAACACGTTGATTTTGGATAA
- the rplU gene encoding 50S ribosomal protein L21, which yields MYAIIKASGQQFKVQEGDIICFDNMGLEPKAAVEFKEVLAVDNGELTVGTPFVEGAVVKGEVINEGRDKKVIIYKKRRRKDSKLKRGFRRDFTRVRITKIA from the coding sequence ATGTACGCAATCATTAAAGCAAGTGGCCAACAATTCAAAGTGCAAGAGGGTGATATCATCTGTTTTGACAACATGGGTCTTGAGCCAAAAGCAGCAGTAGAATTCAAAGAAGTTCTTGCTGTAGATAACGGTGAATTAACAGTAGGTACTCCTTTTGTAGAAGGTGCTGTTGTTAAAGGTGAGGTGATCAACGAAGGTAGAGACAAGAAAGTGATCATCTATAAGAAAAGAAGAAGAAAAGATTCAAAGCTCAAAAGAGGTTTCAGAAGAGACTTTACAAGAGTTAGAATTACTAAAATCGCATAA
- the rpmA gene encoding 50S ribosomal protein L27 — translation MAHKKGQGSTQNNRDSVGRRLGVKKFGGEKVIPGNIIIRQRGTKVHPGNGVGMGKDHTIFALVEGVVKFENRSRSQKKVSVIPA, via the coding sequence ATGGCACACAAGAAAGGTCAAGGGTCAACCCAAAACAACCGTGATTCCGTCGGACGTCGTCTAGGCGTTAAAAAATTTGGTGGTGAGAAAGTAATCCCAGGTAATATTATCATCAGACAAAGAGGAACAAAAGTTCATCCTGGAAATGGTGTTGGTATGGGTAAAGACCACACTATCTTTGCACTTGTTGAAGGTGTAGTTAAATTTGAGAATAGAAGCAGAAGTCAAAAGAAAGTTTCTGTTATTCCTGCATAA